In Pieris brassicae chromosome 8, ilPieBrab1.1, whole genome shotgun sequence, the DNA window ttaaaattatcaaacacctggggTGTTTTTAATCCAATTTTCATCCAacaatatccaaattaaaaatttctgcaaaaaaccgtcatcttttagtcgatatcaactccggggaaatacacagataacacaactttctctacagctgtgatacttttgacattcaacaccttttgtcttcagtcaccgtgaccacgcacgctgtaaagcacgcgaaacgtcggaaaaattaaatttaaaattatgcaaataattataagtttataataatacaaatagctttaatccggtaaaaaaattgttttctttcaatatttaagGAATACATATGAAGGCATCTGGAATCCCTACATCTGGTCCATTCAATGGTCACCACGTTATGGATTAAGattcatatattttcataagtgtTGTAAACTGTACGGTGTCTGATAAGGTGCCGTGTTTGTAGCGTTTAGACACAGGTCGTATGACCCCAAAGACCTGGATTCAATTCTATTCTAACGAACAATAAATTGTCCATTTAATATAGACAGAAGACTAATCAGCTAACTTTAGATGGGACCGCTACAAGGCCTCAATCCGTAAATAACCATATAAGTACTTACATCAATAATTTTGGCCACAAACGTATAACATCCTTCCACATCAGGCCAGGCCAGCTGCTGCCAGAATATTTTGATCTGGTAGAAAATAGCCAATGTATCTACTCCAGAACTACTATATTTCACATTTCCATCTACAGGTACCAAATTGTCTAATTCTACAGCTTTCTCGATGCGTGTGAGTGCTTTAAAAGCAGCGATGTCCAACCACTGAGCCACGCCGCCGAAGAACCACGAGTGGAATTTAGATATTGAATAGGAGTGCCATTCCGTTTCGTTCAGGCCTTGGCCAAGTCTGAAATATTAAGATAGAGatgtttttagattttttcttaCGACtcctaaattatttgttttatacgaAAAAGCTGGAACTACTTAAGTTTTCTCTGATATAAAAAAGTCCAGCagttgtttttgtttcatataaaatattcatgtattttctttcaatttattGTCTattgatttagatttttttagaaagaGAGACACACATCCACTAACGTTTAAggacaattaatataaataagtattacataagcaattttaaataattattcaaaaaataccATACAGTAAAAACTTACGTCAAAAACCTCTGTAATGCCAAATATAATTCGAATAAGGTTGTTCCCATAGCCAAAGGTTCTGATCCAACGTCAGGATTGCCCAGCCCAGTATCTCCGTTTAAGCCTCCAGCCAAATACACGCTGTTATTCGAACCCTCGCTATACCTCAACCGCTTTAAACTCTTACACACTTGCAACACCTCGGGCTCTACCAGAGACGCGATTTTATCTTCGTATACGCCGTAAAGCGCTTTGGAATACGGAAAGCTCATTACTCTGAAAGATTAATTATGTAGTCTTATTTTATTGGGAAAATACTATTGACGAGGACGCTCAATTTAAATGCAAGCAGACGTAAGTGAGAGTCTATCTCTAGActggtttaattaattttcttattcttaaaattttaGCAAATTTCTAAAAGCAgtacaaatataaatctaaaagtcgtccacaaaatatttatttgctttgataatatactaaatataagaGTTGggcatattatatttaatagttatacTAACAACACTGTAGCCGTTTGCTCTAAAAGTAggcattaatattatatagtaaattaCTTACTCAACAAAAACTCTGTCAAAATACTCTACTGCACGTTGCAAATCGGACCGGACTAACTGAATAACTCGAATCAAATGCTGCAGCCTTGAATCTTCCGTTTTATCCTTGCACTCGTTATTATCAAGAATATGGACGAACCAATCGGCTGCCCCTTGAACCACCGCTTGATTCAAAACGTCAACCATTGACAATTTACTCCCATCTGCATTCTCCTTTAACCAGCCGTAAAGGTTTGTGGGGAACAACTCTATTGTTTCTGGAATGTCCAATGATGCCAATTTGTAGAGTATTCGTAGGACTTCACGAAGCGTTTTCATTACAGTTTTGTCGCCTGCTGTCTTCTTTCTTAGTTTTCTGACATGGCCGTAACAGGTTGGCAGAAGTTTCTTCGTACCGTCCCAGAAAAGTTTGACGTCTTCTTCGTTTACCAGACCTggaaaagtttatataaatataatatctggTCAAATAAGTTGACCAATGCCACCCCATAAGTAGAAATAgtttttaggtattttttttatataacagaggGGTACACGAGcaggacgcccaaaaagggcagtcatcggaGCCCATAAACACCCATTTTTAgcgggtgcgttgccggcctttgagggaggagaGGAATTTTGAAGAGTTGGAGGTCGTATGTCTCAGGGAAAACCTCCACCGGGAGTCAATTCCACAGTTTACTAATTCGCAAAATAAAATGCCTTGTGAAACGAAccgtggaagacttccagccatcaaggtggCGTTGATGAACTTTTGAATTCATACGGCTCGTACGGTGTTGAAATGAAAGAATacctattaattaaatactataattGCTGTTTAACACCAGAATGCCTCTATAGAAAATGCGacaatattagtattattaaaagctgatagaaaaaatatatttaatgatattcTTCTAGATTTTTCTAGTCTTATCACTATTAAgaagaaaatttgttttatttttaatttaatttcaaactttTAGTACTcctatttttcaatatataccATAATCTACCACAACTATACTAGAACCTGCTCCTGCTAAAAATATTCGTGGTGAGTATTACGGGAAATCAATCTTATATATGACTAATCTGCACCAAAAGCTAAATGTGTGTGGAAATTGAAAACCTTGAATGCATCTAGCATTCACATGACACCTTGATAAGATCatgataaagaaataattatgtttatttaacaaatgcGACGGAAACAAGCCATGATGTCATTTTTAAGCCTATGTTAATCTATTAGATTTAGAAGTTTGCTCATTTTCTCgagattgttattatttacttagtaAATTGCATTTCCatgaaatttgtatataaataaatgtagatagtaaaattttaccgacttaaaaaactaattttatcaattcgACTTTACCAGAATTGACACAATTCAATGTGAAAAGATTTCTATTACGCATTAGTCATACTTATATATCTGTCGCATCAACGTAGCTTAATTAgctgttcaattaacagcctagccttatGACAAAACAGCGctgtttaactagcggcctgaaagatattcagccgtagcgtttgaTACAACATTTAATTGCTAAAGCTAAACTGGATTGCTAAAGGCCATTCGTACGATACTGTCATTatttggcataaataaaaaagaagaaacatgacatcaaaaaatatttcttttaaaatttaatagctTAAGTCAAATTCACGTTATTATTGTCACAGCACTCTTCAATTGTACTTGTTatttttcatgaaactttTGGAAACGCCATGaaagttgtggtttgccgacgccatattgacacTTAACAGTTTCGTTTTGGAGTTTGAGAGTGGCAGTAagtggaattaaatttaaattaacagtcatttgcctagctgtttTATCAACTGGCTAAACATCTTTCAGGCCtttagttaaacggctaggctGATAATTTAACGGctgattaagctagttggctgcgacatatcgaaatctattttttatattcttaccCGACTGTAGAGGTTTGGTTAttttttccaataaaatattgaacagCGCAAAACTGAGTGGATGATCCACGGTGACCGCACAGAACACTAACCACTGTGCTAGCAGATTATCATTTTGTGTTAAACCACTTTGAGCTGCATGTTGTGTTAATATGCCTTCAGCTGGAGCACTAAAGTTGCCGCACCACCAAAATGGCGCGacctgaaattaaattaaagaagtTTATTATATGTACCACACGCACCCGCTGTGTACCTTTAGATTATccgtctatgtgcgcatttaacattcgctcgaacgacttgccttagacccaaaaagtcaacggcgtctGTCAAGCACTATAGGTTTATCACCTACTTTAAACTTTCGACGTATTTATGTTACCTATTGTATTGACAAAGTTGTTATATGTTTAGTTGACATACATACAGAAGTTTACAGAAACTATGTCAACCATTAGGTTATTTAACTCGAACAATCGAACCTTAGTCACGAACAGCCTTTCAGCGAACTTGGGCATGGGCTTAGTACATTATTAGCATCAAAATCATCATGGCATCATGGCAAAAATTAATCTCAGAAAGTTGGCAGTGTTAAACACCACCGCACCAACCATATTcttcttattatattaattcttatACTCCTGGTATAAGAATTATGGATTATAGAGTGAACTTTTGTCTTTGTGCACACCTAAAAATAGTATCACCTGCGTCAGTCAGTCTCAATGGAGGTTAGACGTCATGTCAGATAAAcacttttatttcaaattcataCATACAATTGGTATTGTTTGTGTAACAAGGCTAAGCCTTTTAGTTCCAAAACTACAggaaaaaacatatttatcttTCTCTTATTTACCTTCGAACTTTCCAATTCGTGTAGCAATAAAATCCTTAACAAATGGCGATGCTCTTGCGCAGCAACTTGGGAATTCTTTTCCGACGAGAAATTGAACCGTACTTTCACAACTCCCTGTCTTCGTACTTTATTCTTCTTGCTAAGGTTCAACCACATTATCATACCTCCCGCTGGTATTGactgaaaatgaaataatatattctgtttgtgacaatttgacaatagttataaaaatagaacCAAAATTCTAATAAACAGATAccaaattatgaaaattattaaattattttggttaaagtaaaaaaaaaggttaacaCAGATGAAGCAAATTACGTTTTCGTACGTACGAAGCCGTACtacctaaaaataatctaGAAATTATTCTCGAATGCTGTAGATTTAgcctaatatattattaatacttcttgtaatttaaattattaagaatactGTAGGTTTTCCTTTAGCTGATCTAGATAAGTACATATGTCCTAAACTAATTTGACGCGgtatttacatatacatacattttatatacaaatagtttAAAGGTATcgctatattaataaaataattaatttgttatttgcctattaaaaaagtattagcGATTTAACTAAAACGAttccaattttatttgttgataAAATCTGATATAACTAAGAAAATCCAAACCTAAATGTCAATACTAGCAAAATACGAGGTAAGCAAAAcacaaaaatcaatatatttatcaattagtCTGAATGGTgggtaattaaaataaaatttaagtagaTAAAGTCGCAACAAAAGCTCGTTTGAAGTTAATAAACTCTTACCGTGTGGTAACAAAATCTCTAGACaagttacataatattaatttgaccTTGGTCATGCTAAAGTTTAACGAATACATTTGCAACAAtggttattaatatatagtcTTATGACCTTCGCACCTGGGCGGAGAAAGGAAACAAGCCtattaatctatatattagTTAGATAAATcacataagttttatttttaatttaaattcataaaaaaacccTCCGTCAAAGTCAACTTATAGTAAGTGAgttatttgcttttttttcttaaatcagcaatattttaaatttggaattttcaacatatttctgtatgacaagccaaaatatataatacagtaCCTACCACAATAAAGGTTATTTTATAGACTACttctaaatgtataaatttgaaGCCaacaatttattgaataacatCAAGTATTTTTGTACTTACTTTAAGTGGTATATTGGATGTGCCAATCAGCTCATTATCATGTTTGCCGGTAGACGCAGTAATTGCTATTTCCTTCATCAGCTTTCTGAGACCCTTTACACCCTTCACCTCAAATATTTTCGTCATTTTCTCTTTCACGGTCTCCGCCGGATCGAAATCCCTAAAATTGCCAATTCAAATTGTGATGAACTTCTTAGGTTGTTATAGACATGAagactatatttaaaacatatacgcATCGCACACTATACacgacaaaaaaattaaactcaaTATGAGAAAgttgaatatatgtataaattagaTCAAGAAAAGgaaaaagctttttttatgCACAAAAATGAGACGTATAAtagattatatacatttcaaattttaactgtgtcaaagcaaatattttgatatctGACTCCGATATCTTcctaaatattgatttttcatTCAGATTTTCCGTTAATCtgtgaatatttttctatatctcATTCGGTCCAAACGATCCAACGTAATCATAGTCTAAGCCAGCGGAAATTGCAATTGACTGACAGTATTATTCGTCTCTTGCGTACTACCGCTCAAAGTACTCATCTACATCAGCTATTTCGTAGGCACAAATTCTATTCACTAGTGTGATTTAATGTCCTATTTTTTGtggcatataaataaatcgcAATATAGTAAACGAAACTAAGTCACTAATCTCGTATAATTTAAACTGGCGTTTTTGTCCCTCTTGGGTCCTTCACTTGGGACAATCATCAACATTGGTTCTTAACATGATACTGCATACACCTTCtacacttaattattattagtattaaagtAATAGTTGGTGTAAAACTTACCATACTTCTAAGACTAGTGAATCTTCATGAACATTTCCGGACATGGGCctgtaaatacattattcataTCATCAATTAATCAAATTACAGACAGAATCAATTGAAATGTATAGAAAATTACTTCATCCAACATgaacttttacaaaaaattgtatcaaTGAAAAATGTCGCTATTGATATATTCTGTACCTAAGCTAATTTCCATCTCACAAGttacaagaaaataaatcCTTTTAAGATTGACACaatcatacataaataatctaaaacttTTTTCTATATCGTTtctctatttattttagttttcttttacaattcaTTTAAGTAAAACATGCGATGCATAGGTAATTAAAAACGGCCTTGCACTCcagttaaatttatgttactgTATCGTAAAATTAGTAACAGCTTGAACTAGACACggtaaatatacattaaggAAATgggattttataatatggaaATTAGACTGAAGTATAGGGTCTGTAATTTGCAaactttatttacagaaaagGCTAGGCAAGTAAAACTTAAGTGTAATTACTGtcataacttaaaaaaatattcattgttCAGGGAAAGAAACAATATCGCTGGTcacctaataaataataaatctaagtAACATATACAGTGATGCAAATGCCCATGCGTCActtcaaattataaacatacttACAGTGAGAAATGTTCTTCCCAAACGGGATTTAATGTACTAGCTTTAACAGATGTATTATATCTATGTGCTGTATTGGAAGTAAGGTATATTGTCACGAAGGGATCACTTAACCCATTTGGGTCTTTAGGAACTAAATCTTTCCCCTCAATAACTTCAACATTTAGCATCAGTTCCGGGGGCTCTTTGGCCTCAGCTTGGGTTAACAGTTCTGTATGTTTCTCATTTGAGATCTTAAAAGCCTCTTGGACATATGAAAGCATCACTTGACTCCCCACTTCGCAGCCTATGTCACATCCGCCGACATTGTGTAAAATTTCGTACAGCACTTCCAAGTAGAGTTCATCGACCTATAAAAAGGTTAATCTAAATAATGAAGGTCATACAACGTTTATTAATTAGGTTTTCtatcacaataattttaaaaagaaataacacGTAGTATGAGGTCGATACcggaaatataaatactttatgatGATTTCAAAATAAGAATGCTTCGTGTAATTCAAAGTTACGAGCGGTTTTGATCTTTTTCAAAGAGAGTGTctataaacaaacaaagcaCTAAAGACATACCGAAGAATCGTAATAATACACTAGTTTCATTAATTCAGTaccaatacactttttaatttcGCTTTCGCGTTTCGGTCAATCACAAGGGTTGCTAAGGTAAACCCCAAACAAACCATTCAATCAATTGTAAACCGCATATAAT includes these proteins:
- the LOC123713673 gene encoding protein unc-13 homolog 4B isoform X4, with protein sequence MDAITKNDPWMFVYRSLQDKEIVSRKKIQEVDDSFFEKFGSILKQVSQKAALEESTPLAPLKEAEEQDGEQKVIAEVGDSRSITRDSDSGNETLLDTDSEPEDPEKLDFYVEAIGWNVDELYLEVLYEILHNVGGCDIGCEVGSQVMLSYVQEAFKISNEKHTELLTQAEAKEPPELMLNVEVIEGKDLVPKDPNGLSDPFVTIYLTSNTAHRYNTSVKASTLNPVWEEHFSLPMSGNVHEDSLVLEVWDFDPAETVKEKMTKIFEVKGVKGLRKLMKEIAITASTGKHDNELIGTSNIPLKSIPAGGMIMWLNLSKKNKVRRQGVVKVRFNFSSEKNSQVAAQEHRHLLRILLLHELESSKVAPFWWCGNFSAPAEGILTQHAAQSGLTQNDNLLAQWLVFCAVTVDHPLSFALFNILLEKITKPLQSGLVNEEDVKLFWDGTKKLLPTCYGHVRKLRKKTAGDKTVMKTLREVLRILYKLASLDIPETIELFPTNLYGWLKENADGSKLSMVDVLNQAVVQGAADWFVHILDNNECKDKTEDSRLQHLIRVIQLVRSDLQRAVEYFDRVFVEVMSFPYSKALYGVYEDKIASLVEPEVLQVCKSLKRLRYSEGSNNSVYLAGGLNGDTGLGNPDVGSEPLAMGTTLFELYLALQRFLTLGQGLNETEWHSYSISKFHSWFFGGVAQWLDIAAFKALTRIEKAVELDNLVPVDGNVKYSSSGVDTLAIFYQIKIFWQQLAWPDVEGCYTFVAKIIDDICRCCVFYSDKMATRVESVGTISTVYEERFEVTTEWCVAINNIDYVRQSLTPFVEELGMDEIIQKMCEARSPLEAQRCRDTLHNVIENAIDTVKNKIVELLEVMIKKMMPSITRFLMEGAELLHQDCSSMDRVMRYLEANLDTLYQHLNNENFSRTLDIVWEQLGEVLYELIQANLEHRGAKITRYINPRRLTKSAAANLDSKRRPPAFFSNLHECLKIMVRSFRQDNKEIYTSDTLKRVEYLLKLHGMETRELIHQYHLERWQEQQTVSEPKMGMLTVRAQFIDNNLKIEIMNARNLMAADSNGLCDSYVRVALLPEDTFVNVEKPKTQTHNKNLFPLYDEMFVILLSPEQRNTQDGLLHFVIKDKDMFSVSNTFVGEAYVHFSEVPDTPAPISSLPQQHLPLSRPSNIDGDAIKALESRQGDKQAREFIKKQRQKMPSKQFFSLG
- the LOC123713673 gene encoding protein unc-13 homolog 4B isoform X5, whose amino-acid sequence is MNGTGTLRTRKFRGVKKEILERQTSMIIQSMTVDELYLEVLYEILHNVGGCDIGCEVGSQVMLSYVQEAFKISNEKHTELLTQAEAKEPPELMLNVEVIEGKDLVPKDPNGLSDPFVTIYLTSNTAHRYNTSVKASTLNPVWEEHFSLPMSGNVHEDSLVLEVWDFDPAETVKEKMTKIFEVKGVKGLRKLMKEIAITASTGKHDNELIGTSNIPLKSIPAGGMIMWLNLSKKNKVRRQGVVKVRFNFSSEKNSQVAAQEHRHLLRILLLHELESSKVAPFWWCGNFSAPAEGILTQHAAQSGLTQNDNLLAQWLVFCAVTVDHPLSFALFNILLEKITKPLQSGLVNEEDVKLFWDGTKKLLPTCYGHVRKLRKKTAGDKTVMKTLREVLRILYKLASLDIPETIELFPTNLYGWLKENADGSKLSMVDVLNQAVVQGAADWFVHILDNNECKDKTEDSRLQHLIRVIQLVRSDLQRAVEYFDRVFVEVMSFPYSKALYGVYEDKIASLVEPEVLQVCKSLKRLRYSEGSNNSVYLAGGLNGDTGLGNPDVGSEPLAMGTTLFELYLALQRFLTLGQGLNETEWHSYSISKFHSWFFGGVAQWLDIAAFKALTRIEKAVELDNLVPVDGNVKYSSSGVDTLAIFYQIKIFWQQLAWPDVEGCYTFVAKIIDDICRCCVFYSDKMATRVESVGTISTVYEERFEVTTEWCVAINNIDYVRQSLTPFVEELGMDEIIQKMCEARSPLEAQRCRDTLHNVIENAIDTVKNKIVELLEVMIKKMMPSITRFLMEGAELLHQDCSSMDRVMRYLEANLDTLYQHLNNENFSRTLDIVWEQLGEVLYELIQANLEHRGAKITRYINPRRLTKSAAANLDSKRRPPAFFSNLHECLKIMVRSFRQDNKEIYTSDTLKRVEYLLKLHGMETRELIHQYHLERWQEQQTVSEPKMGMLTVRAQFIDNNLKIEIMNARNLMAADSNGLCDSYVRVALLPEDTFVNVEKPKTQTHNKNLFPLYDEMFVILLSPEQRNTQDGLLHFVIKDKDMFSVSNTFVGEAYVHFSEVPDTPAPISSLPQQHLPLSRPSNIDGDAIKALESRQGDKQAREFIKKQRQKMPSKQFFSLG
- the LOC123713673 gene encoding protein unc-13 homolog 4B isoform X3; the protein is MDEESMWKSFYDKLQQQKSVEEQVHESRIQEVDDSFFEKFGSILKQVSQKAALEESTPLAPLKEAEEQDGEQKVIAEVGDSRSITRDSDSGNETLLDTDSEPEDPEKLDFYVEAIGWNVDELYLEVLYEILHNVGGCDIGCEVGSQVMLSYVQEAFKISNEKHTELLTQAEAKEPPELMLNVEVIEGKDLVPKDPNGLSDPFVTIYLTSNTAHRYNTSVKASTLNPVWEEHFSLPMSGNVHEDSLVLEVWDFDPAETVKEKMTKIFEVKGVKGLRKLMKEIAITASTGKHDNELIGTSNIPLKSIPAGGMIMWLNLSKKNKVRRQGVVKVRFNFSSEKNSQVAAQEHRHLLRILLLHELESSKVAPFWWCGNFSAPAEGILTQHAAQSGLTQNDNLLAQWLVFCAVTVDHPLSFALFNILLEKITKPLQSGLVNEEDVKLFWDGTKKLLPTCYGHVRKLRKKTAGDKTVMKTLREVLRILYKLASLDIPETIELFPTNLYGWLKENADGSKLSMVDVLNQAVVQGAADWFVHILDNNECKDKTEDSRLQHLIRVIQLVRSDLQRAVEYFDRVFVEVMSFPYSKALYGVYEDKIASLVEPEVLQVCKSLKRLRYSEGSNNSVYLAGGLNGDTGLGNPDVGSEPLAMGTTLFELYLALQRFLTLGQGLNETEWHSYSISKFHSWFFGGVAQWLDIAAFKALTRIEKAVELDNLVPVDGNVKYSSSGVDTLAIFYQIKIFWQQLAWPDVEGCYTFVAKIIDDICRCCVFYSDKMATRVESVGTISTVYEERFEVTTEWCVAINNIDYVRQSLTPFVEELGMDEIIQKMCEARSPLEAQRCRDTLHNVIENAIDTVKNKIVELLEVMIKKMMPSITRFLMEGAELLHQDCSSMDRVMRYLEANLDTLYQHLNNENFSRTLDIVWEQLGEVLYELIQANLEHRGAKITRYINPRRLTKSAAANLDSKRRPPAFFSNLHECLKIMVRSFRQDNKEIYTSDTLKRVEYLLKLHGMETRELIHQYHLERWQEQQTVSEPKMGMLTVRAQFIDNNLKIEIMNARNLMAADSNGLCDSYVRVALLPEDTFVNVEKPKTQTHNKNLFPLYDEMFVILLSPEQRNTQDGLLHFVIKDKDMFSVSNTFVGEAYVHFSEVPDTPAPISSLPQQHLPLSRPSNIDGDAIKALESRQGDKQAREFIKKQRQKMPSKQFFSLG